The Candidatus Cloacimonadota bacterium genome contains the following window.
ACTGTCGGATTAGAAGATTATACGGGAATGATCGGTTTGGAATATACTTACAGTAACAGGTATCCGACAGCTGCTAAACATCTGCAGGATAATATGGCAATTTTATTTACAACAAATGGTTCGAATATTGTTGAACCTCCAATTATTGAGATAAACCAGGAAATATTCCATTTTGTTGTTCAACCCGGAGAGTCCGATTCTCAAATTCTTGAAATTTCAAATCTGGGACAGGCAAATTTAATTTACAATATCAGTAAAAATTATCAGGAAAGTATTGAGATCGTAAATAGCAGAGATTATGGCGGACCTGACAATTACGGGTATCAATGGATTGACAGCAACGAACCGGATGGTCCCGAATATAATTGGATCGACATTTCAGATATGGGAACTGAAGTATATTTTAATCATAACGACGAAGGAACAGATTTGATGCCGATCGGTTTCACCTTTAATTATTATGGCATAGATTATAACCAGTTCAGGATAAATCCTAACGGCTGGATAGGTTTTGGAGATGATAATACGGAATGGATAAATTCAGCAGTTCCATCTTCAGATGCACCTCGACCGGCAATTTTACCTTTCTGGGATGACCTCAATCCTCTGGAAGGTGGAAATGTTTTATATTACAGCACTTCGGATAGTCTGATTGTCTGGTTCGATAATGTTATACATTATGTTGGTGATTATAACGGAACTTATGATTTTGAGGTTATCATTTATCCTGATGGAGAAATACTTTTCCAATACAGAACTGTAACCGGAGATATTGATACAGCAACCATCGGAATCCAGAATGAATCCGGGAATGATGGTCTGCAAATGGTATATAATGATGATTATGTTGAAAACCAGTTAGCGATCAGGATCAGAAAAGTAGTTGATTGGCTCGCAATCGATCCTGTAAATGGAATGATTCCGGCAGGAGAAACAGATAATATTACATTATCAATTGGAACTGATGAATTAGAAATCGGTGAATATCTCTGCGATTTGATGTTATATTCTAATGATCCTAATTCAAGTTTGATTGAAATTCCAGTGAACTTGATCGTGATGTCAATAAATCCTGAAATAGATGTTTCTGTTTCGGAAATAGATTATGGAACACAATAT
Protein-coding sequences here:
- a CDS encoding choice-of-anchor D domain-containing protein codes for the protein TVGLEDYTGMIGLEYTYSNRYPTAAKHLQDNMAILFTTNGSNIVEPPIIEINQEIFHFVVQPGESDSQILEISNLGQANLIYNISKNYQESIEIVNSRDYGGPDNYGYQWIDSNEPDGPEYNWIDISDMGTEVYFNHNDEGTDLMPIGFTFNYYGIDYNQFRINPNGWIGFGDDNTEWINSAVPSSDAPRPAILPFWDDLNPLEGGNVLYYSTSDSLIVWFDNVIHYVGDYNGTYDFEVIIYPDGEILFQYRTVTGDIDTATIGIQNESGNDGLQMVYNDDYVENQLAIRIRKVVDWLAIDPVNGMIPAGETDNITLSIGTDELEIGEYLCDLMLYSNDPNSSLIEIPVNLIVMSINPEIDVSVSEIDYGTQYIGESSLDSLTITNLGEDPLTVFEIYSDNEDYTVDITEFELVTGQTQQVYVTFSPTSEGEITGDLFILSNDPDESTFIVNLTGTGEVLINIDEPEIAFTTSIKQNYPNPFHLKNSRNGITTINFSIANESTVRIDIYNILGQKTKTIIDQNLIPGNYQAVWDGTDIYNKTVSSGIYFYRFSTDDYIETKKMLIIR